ATTGGAAATATCAGGAATTATTTCCAACTTTGTCCAGTGGCATTCAGATGCTCAGGCAACTACTGGTAACTTTCATTTTATGGTTACTACAGATGTTGCACGctgacaggaaaaagaaagttttagAACTGGACAAGCTATAGTAATCTAGGTTTTGGTAGAGGAATTACATACAAAAAGGGGAACTTTATATATATAGTTTTCAATCTgtagtttcatttttcaaaataaaacctgtatATATAAATGGATAATATTCAAGATCTGTGTAACAGTTGCTTTCTGGCTAAAACAATATATTTAGACAGAATCtcactttctgtttttcagttcaAATATACTAGCCAGTCCAGTCCTCTGGGAGAaaaaacttccatttttaaatCCTTTAGGATCCATCAGATTCATTATATGGTAATGACCTTAACTTATACAATATATTATATTATGAAGTGAACTGAAGGGGTTTAGATATCGGAAGTATTGGTTTGGGTGCAGTAAGCCAAACAGCCGTTTAAACATGATACTACAGCTGAAATAAGTCTCTGTCAGAATAAAAACCAACATTcataaaaacagcagcagccatcaATAACATTCACAACTGCAGGGATTTTTTACTGTGTGTAATTTTGCATTATAAGTAGAAGCCACAAtagtttaaagcaaaatttaaaaaaatatcactaTAGTCTTGAATTTAATAATGTGAATTTTCACTCTTATAGCCGTTTATAGAAGTGTACTAAAAAAATTTACTTAAACATACGAATTTAAGACTTTCACTTTATTCGGCAAATTGGTTTATTTACACAATGGGGAACGCTGGTTGAATGCTGTCAatgtaataaaaacaaatctaaCAGAGACAATACTGAACTCTCTATGTATTCATAGCAGAAATGACAAACTATTTCCTTACCTGTATCAGGAACATCAAGCGCAACAACGGGACAGTATCATAGGACACTGATTTAACAATAAACCACAGAGGTCCAGTAATACTATGGCAATTTACTCATGTATTTactgactttaaaataaaaacattaaaagtcAGCAATACCCAGTATAAAGTTCTGTCAATTATCAGAGTCAAACTCTGATGAGTAGGTCAGTAAAACCTTATCAGATCATCCACAGTTCATTAAGTGACATGAGTTGCTTCAGACCACcaatacagaaacaaaattgaTGAAAACAGATTACCCTCTAAAAGTCAACGATGATCTGGTAAGGGTTTAACTTaatggaagtttaaaaaaaaagaattgcagagcacagcccctATTAGAACAAGCTAACTTTCCAACtttcaaaaaagacaaaaaaaatttgagagaaagaaaaaaaaaccaaaaaacacttCAACATGAAGCTACCATAcaaagtttttgtttgttttcctttttttgttgttttttgtttgtttctttttttcttttaagagttCAGAGTTGAAATTTAATCCTGGCTTTTTAGGGAGAAGGACAGTTTTGGCCTAGACTTTCCTTTGCCCAGGATAattttttgctcttccttttgctgACGCTGTCTCTCTTGTTCTAGTTTCATCCTCTCCTCATGAATCTTTCTTTGTTCTTCAACAATTTTCAATTGTTCTTCAGCCTATATAGGAAAATGGTAAAATTTAGGCCAGCATATTTTGCAGTCATAAAAGCAATTTACAAGTCCATATTAGCTTCCAAACAGGTCCAATCCTGCATAAGTATGTAAGCAGTTCTGCCTGAGCTAGGTGCCATAGTTGGTTTCAGTGAAACTATTTATAAAATGGTTATTTGAATTAAGTTTAGAAGAAACACTGAGAACTTTCTACAGCTAATGTATCGAAATCTGGAGTGCTTACATGCCATGTTTTTCAGCATTGCTTTGCACATaacattatattttaattaaggaAGACATTAGATACATACAGAAAGTGTCCCAACACTTGTCACGTGTAAGCTGAAGTAACATACACACATAATGAAGTAACATACCTTCAGGCGGAGGTCTCCCTGCTCCAAAACCCATCTAAAAACCCCTCCTAATCCAAAACCATCTTCACTTGATTTGCAACTTGTCAATCCTTACATTGACCTGTAATTCTTACAACTCTCTCAGTGGTCTTCTAAAGGTGCTTATTTCTATGTGTTCATTACATCAGTCAATActttaaattttccatttgtcCTGTTTCCACCATAAGAGGTTGAGAAGAGGGTAAAACAGAAAGATCTAAAACAGATGTAGTTCAAGCAAAAAGATTTAAGAAGCCTCATTTTTATATGAAAGATGTGCAACTACTTGGGCAATTGAAACTGACAGAGTTCAATCAGAATTTAGAAGCAGCTTAGTTTGTCTTATCATCAATTGATTAGAATCAGCTAATTCATATTGAATGTTTTCATGTGGCAAGCATCTGATTAAATGGGCTTGAAGACCAACAAAAGTTAGACTTTCCTAACTTACACATCTTAAGCTTATGCTGAAAGTCCCTTTCAGCACTTCTACATCAACATTATACTAGAATCAAATCTAGTTTGTACTTGTCCTGCTCAACAAAACAGAATTAGTCACACAAAGCTGAACACATTTGCAAACTTACTTCAACATTCCCCATGAGATATAGCTAAAACgtactttttaaattctgaaggCAGACATTTCCCTTCTAAATTAACTGCATCCAAACTGTTTTACTGACCTAGTGTTACTGCTAAGGATCTGGTCTTTTATGCTCAGGGGAAGGAAAGCAGCGTTACTGATGGAACCAGCAACATGCAAGTTAAACTCTAGAAAGGGTTGATTTGTTTAAGTGTCGCAAATCTGGCAGAGACACCCGTATTTCCCTACAGAACAGTTAAAAACACCTTCACATACCAGTTTAGCTTGTGCTTCTGCAATTTTTCGGTTATTCTCTTCTAGTATTCGCTCTAGTTCCTCACGCTTTGCACGCTCTTCTTCCTAAAGGGGAGGACAGGGCAAGATGTTAGTAAAGTAAAATACTCATTTCTGCATGTTCACTAATCTTTCTCAGAATTCTCTTGTGAACTGACTTAAAGCGGCAGCTTTACAGCCACCTATTTTGCCTCACAACGGTAAACTGTGCAGCCACTAAAACTGGTTTCTAGTACTCAATTTAAATCATCCCGCCCAGTCCAAACAGCAACCAACTAAACCCTCCCTAATCACAGAATCCTGACAATTTATTACTAGAATTTTAATATCACACAAATCAACAAGGACAACTACAAAAACTGGATAGTATTTAccaaattaaaaagtaatatagaaaatataaataaagtgAATAGTTTGTCTCACCAATTAAGTATACCTACGTATTCTTTACCTATACTCCTTTAATCAGCATTAAAAGTTGAATATTTACTGTCTTGTCCAGTGTCCTGCAGAGTGTGCTCCTCGGCTGCCATACGCGCCAGCTTCCTCTTTAAAATGATTTGTACTGTTAGCTTGGCAATACCTGCATCAGCAGCTCAACCATTTATAAAGAAACAACATACAAGGAAGGCTGAGCTGAGGAATGCAGATGTTTATGGTaagaaggaacaaaaatatgtaaatcaTTCCTAAGGCAAAcaattaataagaaaaatacatttactgTTAGTGAAAAATACAAATGGTAATCCATACTTCATGGAGCTATGGGCTTCTTTCATGGGGAGAATGGACTTAACATTCAGTCAGTATTTTGACAATTTTAAGACAGCTGAAACTGTCTGCAGTATGAACTTGGAATTCAGGAGTCCAGGGAAGGCAAGATCAGGAAATAAAGCCTTTTAATTGTTGTTTTCTTGGTGAATTTTATGGAACTCTGTTATGCAACTCAAATATGAAGACTGCGTGAAaaattttgaagtgtttcagttcaCATAATATatatccaaattatttttatatttggagGATTTAAAGTTAGCCAGAGGTTTGTGtctgtgtaagaaaaaaaagttaatacgAACAAAGCAAGCATATGAAAACTTCTTACTATGACTAGTAACCAGCTACTAGCTAGCACACTTCACTCCAGGCATGGAGGTTATTCTGCATTACAAGGAACTGGTGGGACTTCTCCACATGACAATGATGATAccaaaaatactttcttaaaaaaaatcaagtcatCCATCTGTTCAAATGAAAACCTCTAAATATTATGAATTTGCTGACTATGGACATGTAAATCAACTTAAACTCTTTGATATTAAAGtctgaatttgaaaaaaaaaagtataatttattggttttaatatttattgtAACTTAGCATTCCATTTGTTTCCATGTAATTTGATACTATGTGACTGACAAGTCACATCTAGTACGAAGGGGAAAGCTGCATTGCTACTGTCTCTCCTTTCGTAAGCcaatcaaaatattaatttaaaataaactgtgtAGGACGTACAGAGTGaaaaaagcatttgacactTAAGACTATTTAGCACAAATTCCCTCTACAGTTTGAAGTTTGTCTTGAAATTTCTAGATCCTGGAATGATTGGTGCAGGCAGGCATCAAAGCCTTTAGTAGCAAATTACTGTCTCacagaaagatattttcagcttctgctccagctgctgattaaaaaccaaaacaaaaacaacaaaaaaagccccaaaaaccCAAGTCACACGTTCAGCTTGACTTCAGACAAGGGCAACCTGCTCTTTTATAACttctagggagaaaaaaaggagttgttAGTAGTTATTAAAAATGGATATAATGATTTGGACAGAGATCCTTCATGAAGACATGGATTGGCTTATGCTTGAAGTCCCAGAATTAGTCCAATGTAAGCTCaaggaaaatgttcattttaaatgaagaataaGAAACCTATTTGTTAAAGACAGGTACTGCAGCTCACTGCTGGACCCTGCTTTTTGCCTGACTGAAGGCAAAAGCCTCTTACAGTCTAggtaaacaaaatgaaacaaatgaagGATATATAATTACAGATTTTTCAATACCCTTCCCCAAAATGAAAGGACTGCTGATAAATCCTGCAGCCATGGCAAAAGTTTCAAACAATTCTGAAATATGTAGGTCAGTTCCTTTAACAATCAAGTATCCTTGTTCAGGTTTTAGGAGAGTAACTGTTTAAATATCAGTGAGCTCCTCTGAATAGGCTAGAAATTAAGTTTCGCAGCAATGCAAGTTTGTATGAGAAGGGAATTAGATTTGCTGTATTCCATCTCTTTCTGAACCGAACAGGAGGCACAAACCGACACTGAAAGTTTTGCCATGGACTGTCTCTACTTTCCAAACGACCGAGCGTTACCTCTCTGGCTTTTTGTGCTGCAAGTTCAGCTTGTCGCTGTCGCTCGAGTTCTTCGAGCAACTGTTTTTCCATGATGCGCTTAGCCTCCTCCACCCTGCGGAGAACCTCTCGCTCAATCtcatcctttcttttctccaacTCTTCTTCTACGCGCTTAGCTACAAGTTCTTCCACTCTTCGAGCAGTTTCTTCCTCTATGAGTTTCTCTTCAATTTCTTGTTGACGACTGCAAAATGCAAACATgagaattacatttttaatcaaTAATGTTTGCACTGAAACAAACTCCTTCAACACACAGCATCAGCCATGCTACTGAATAACTTCTACACATAGATGatatatttaaagaatattttgccCTACATCTAAAGAAAGTGAATATTCAGGCCATCAATGTTCCTATCACAGGAAATCCATTCAGACCACACCATATTTAACATCTTTCTATATACTAACAGACTAAATTGAGACAAACTTATCCTACTTCTTGATTAcaattagggggaaaaaagagaaaaaaccccaacctaaACCAACAACCACAACACCATGCCACCCtcctcaaaaaaatccaaactccACCCAACTTTGACCATTATTCACCCTTCAGGAGTTTAAATGGTCTCAATTTTTCACATATAGTAATAATATCCTGTAAAATCTTGTCATAAGGCCATCACCTTAGAGGCACCAAACTAATTTCCAGTGTCTTAAAATAGAAGACAGAAGCAATAAAATTTGTGATTTCAATATTTTAGCTAGAATTCTAGGTGTTGTATCTGTAAGCTGGTTATCCAGTCATTTACCCTAACAAATTTCAAGTACTTCAGCTCTTAACTTTTTTAATGCAGCACTCGTGTTTCTACCAtaacaatacaaaataaattatcaaCAGTACCAAGCACTAAATAAATCCTTGcaaactgctgctttccatgttctgaattttggaaatatttttaaatgtattgtctttattttaatttagcagCAGCATCATCATTTAGCCTGATCActactttttcattaaaaagtatACAAATATACTAGGTAAATTTGCAGGTTAATTaccaaatacagaaaaacaaccCAGGTAGTAATCACTGGTGCAACATCGCAATTAAGATATTCAAGGATGACCAACAGAGAATATTCTGTTTTTCATGTAGTACTATTTACTTGGAATTACTATGAGCTTTGGGGAGAAGACTCTTGGTTTTAAACTTGACACtgaactttcattttaaatattccaTGAAGTACCGAACAATCTTATGAAACTTATCTTCTGGCCTGTCAGCAACACAAATCCAGGATTCAGAATACCAACTACTGTTGTAATATCTTAATATTCTGTCATTTTCAGAACGTTTGCATTTTCCTATATCATTTGGAAGATCCTTCCTAATCTTATGTGAAAAgtaactaattaaaaaaaaacgtTACATAATTTACCAACTTTTAGATGACCTAAGGTACAATTTGCAAATATGCAATAAGAAGATGATGAAGTATGGATCACTCATCTACATACATATGGGAAATAAAAAGGTGAAAGGCTCCCAATTTCCCCTGTTCACGTGTCATCTTTTCAAAAGTATACTGAACTAAGTGGATCTCCTTCTTAGAATGTTTTGGAACCCTCAACTCAATCATTCGGCCAGAGAATATCAATTTTAGTCTTACGATCCTCCAAAGACAGCAATCTTAGCTGGGGGCACATTAGGCCAGCAGTCACTTTTTCAAAATGGACACAAAATATCTtgaggtgatttttttcagaaaaaaaaccccaaaacaacataagacaaacaaaaaacctagACCACTCCCAGAAAAATGCATCAAACCCATTCTGAAACCCATTTAAGTGTTATCGCTGCCAAGCTATGACCCTTTGTAGCCAAATGTTTAAACATCCTTTATATACTAGgtatcattttattttaaaaggttttctttccctcttacAAGTATTTATTCAGCAGCAGTCTCACCATCCTGTACCAATACAGCTTAGCATACTTTAGCGTCTGTTCTAAAGAAACAATTCATCATAAAGTCCATATTCTCATGTTTTATTAAACTATCATAGCTTTATGTTTAACATCAGGAAATCTAGGAAAAAAGTTAGCTAATTGAATAAAGATAGTGCATCGTTACAAAAATACCATGACACTCATGTCTGAAATAGATTTTCAAATATCCTCAGCAACTGATGATGTACTCAAATTAAGCACTGTGCCTGCACACATTTCATTCTTCTCATTCCAACAAATTCCACTCAAATTTAATTAAACcaatcaaatatatttttagccTTGTAGGCAATGATAATACTACGATGACTTAGACCttatcaagaaaataaaattataaacacAGATATAAATCTCGGTGATTTATTCTGCAGTATactaactttttctttttttttttttttttagatcacATGAACTTCCAGTATTTTATCATTTCATCATCCTGGCCTACTGAGTTATGATTCCAGAGCAACAGATAAGTCACTAATgtaaaaactatttttagtATGATCCATTTACTTCTTAAACACTAATTGTATGaaatctgcagaaaagaaaccacTTATATTTCACAAAgtttctgaggggaaaaaagtcataCCTGCAAGGCAAGAAAATGAGCATTACAGGAAAGGGCTGAAGTTAGGCTGTGTATTGAGATTTGAACAAGACATGAGAAGAAGAAAGTCACTTCCAATCTATGAACTGTTCACTGACTTATTCAATCAGAAAGGAAGTACTTCTTTCATTATCTAACATGAATCTATACTAACATACAGAACACAATTCACAGATAACTTACTAAAATACCATACTTTTCTACTCTACTaagttttattgctttttctttttaaaatttaaagtgtATTGAAGGAGTATCAAAATTCCATGCCCAATTGTTTCCAATATTGATTCTTCCTCAAATGTGTCTACTATTCTGTAGCAAGTATTGCTCAAATATCAAACTCCTTCTATACACACTTCATGAGCTGTAAAATTTCAAAGCTAACTTACATAGAAAATTTACTTACATATGAACTAAAACAGCTTGTAAGTACTAGAGTAAACTATTCATTCTATTCTCAAATTCTTAAGCACATTCCAGTTCTTCATTGTAGATAtgcacagaatatttttcttaatttaggTACTGAATAAAATTCTAAACCATAAACCGAGGATCAGTATGTCAAAACGTGTCAATTTCCACGTGTTTGTGTTACTGTGGAAGTTTTTGATGACATCACTGTCAAAACCCTGAAATTAGCAAAGGTGATTGTCTTCAAGCAAAAATGAAAGTGACAACTTGGGATCACCAAGCCCGACTGACAACTAGTATTTCCTGAGAACAATATGGCTGAAGTAAAGCTCCACCTGAGAATTAACGCACTACTTGGCTTCGCATGTACAAACAAGTGCTATTTCTGAATTAGGTGGTCCAATGAGCAAAGGTAGTGATCACAACTGTTCAAACcgttctcctctctgctgcataAAGGTCTGTTTTATAACTTTATACGTTGCTAAACATATTAATGCACCTCCATTATTAAAGTAGTATTTATATCTGCAGACTTAATAAATAACCACACTCCCCataacaaactgaaaaaagggCAAGGTTTCAAATGAAACAAGTCACCGGATCTCACCGTCCTATTTGGCAAGAAAGTAATCCCACAGTGTTAATATAGCAGCTGCACAGTGTTTCTTGAAAACCTCAGTCGAGCAACTCTAGGTGCCTCCGCTCGACGCGTAACAAGCTCCACGCCACCGAGGGGAGGGGCGGGCGTGTGGAAGTGCAGCACAAAGCCTCAGGGGCGCCGAGGCCTCCGCCGCAGAGCGAAGTTTAGGAGCAGCGCAGGAGGGAGAGACCAGCGACGGCGGATGGGAAGCGGGCAGAGCCGGCCGGGAGGGAGGAGGCGTGCGGGGGGCTCGCACCCCGAGTGGGCGGCTCCTACCGCACCTGAGGGAGCCGGGCTTTGAGAAAGGGGCGGATGGCGGGAAAACAGGCATTGGTTAGGCCTCAGCGAGGGCCTAAGCGCCTGTACCCAGCCGCAAGCGGCCCTAGCCCACAGGAAGAAGGCGCGGAGAGAGAGGCACCAAGGCACGGAGcacctcccttcctcccccatcCCTCACCACCCCTCTCGTCCCCAGCGCAGGCCCAGGGCTCACATTTTCCGCTGCCGCTCGAACTCcgcttttttctcctcctcctccctcttctgTTTCTCGTCCAGGCTGCTGCGCTTGCTCACCGTGCGCCCGAAGATGTCGATACGGTCGGGGGGGGAGGAGGCGCGGTcgcggtcccggtcccggtcgCGCCGGGAGGAGGGGGCCGTGTTAGAGCGCGAGCGGGAGCGGGACTCCCGGCGCCGGTTCCGCTTGCTCTCCCGGGACTTGGAGCGCTTCCGTGCCCGCTCTTTTTCTCGGGAGCGGGACCGCGATCGGCTCCGGTTCTTCTTGTTGTGCTTGGAGCTCTTGGTGTGCTTGGAGCGGGACGAGCTCCGGCTGCGGGACCGACCCATCCcggcagaggagaggagaggccGCGCCGGCGACCGCTCGACCACCCCCGCCCCCTTTGCTAGCGGCGCCTGAGAGAGGTGCGAGGAGGCTCTGCGCGCATCAGCACCGCCCGGGCGGGCCCTTCGTCCTCTCCCTTTCCACCGCTTTGCGCTGCGAGGAGAAGGAACAGGCCCCGGGAGCGGGAGTGAGTCCGGACGCGGCCAAGATGGCGGCCCTGGCTAAGCAGTGACTCTCCTCTCCCGCCCCACAATGCACCGCGCCGCGCCCGAGCTGTTCGCTCCCCTCCCCACCGCCTCCGGCGCCGCGGCGGAGGAGCCCGAGAGCACTCGTCAATGTTCGGCAGCCAATGGCAAGCGCCGCTTGGAGCGGGCCCCTCGGCGGCGATGATGGGGAGCGCTCCGGCCGAGGCGTTGCCTGAGAGAGAATTGCTGGGTTTCCTTTAACTGAAAGTTGTATCAAGcattgaatattttctttttcttttgctttgatACGGGAAACAGAGGGAATTATCAGTGCAGATTACGGAAGTTGCGGAAAACGCTTAAAGGCCCCACTAAATTGTGAAAATTAGTTTTTGAGTCCTCTTGCACCTCTGTGAAGACCCATCCTTAAAGGGAACGAATCACCTGAGATTCGTAAATGCTCATTGGTAGAAAGGAACGACAACAGTCAGAGGGTCGCAAACAACCAGAAGGTTTTATCAGTGAATTACACACGCTTGGCAAAGAAATTAGTGTGTTAGTCCCATGGCAGTGGGTTTTGGATAAAAGGGCAGggtgaaagggaagagaggaattaatgagggaaagaagaattaaagctgaaaaagagGTCATCAGTTTTGGTTCCACCGTCGACCCAGCTGAGGGAATGTCAATCCTGATTTCAGCGTCCATCCAGCTGTGTCGGTCTGGCCGATGAGATGCCCAGGGTCCTAGGGGTCTGTTTCCTTCTAGTTTGTCTCCAGTGTGGCATAGGGAAGGGCTCTCTTGGTcgtatttaaatgtatttaccTGTACATGTTATTGTCCATTGTTAGCAACAGGTGTGTAGGCATAGAAGAGTATGAACTCAGTGGTATCCAGGTCAGGCAGAGACTATGAACTCAGTTGTTCTGTAGGCATGTGTAGGATGTTTTTATTCCAGTTCTGCCGTGTAATTGTTAGCCATTTCTGCTATAACAAAATTTGGAACTGGCgttattctttattttagtAAACTGGTGCAATCTATAGATAGTTAACCTCATTCTTTACATTGAGCCAAAATTTTAGCTCCTTGATAGCTTTCAGAacttgtgtgctttttttttttttttttttttttttaaa
This Corvus moneduloides isolate bCorMon1 chromosome 2, bCorMon1.pri, whole genome shotgun sequence DNA region includes the following protein-coding sequences:
- the ARGLU1 gene encoding arginine and glutamate-rich protein 1, which codes for MGRSRSRSSSRSKHTKSSKHNKKNRSRSRSRSREKERARKRSKSRESKRNRRRESRSRSRSNTAPSSRRDRDRDRDRASSPPDRIDIFGRTVSKRSSLDEKQKREEEEKKAEFERQRKIRQQEIEEKLIEEETARRVEELVAKRVEEELEKRKDEIEREVLRRVEEAKRIMEKQLLEELERQRQAELAAQKAREEEERAKREELERILEENNRKIAEAQAKLAEEQLKIVEEQRKIHEERMKLEQERQRQQKEEQKIILGKGKSRPKLSFSLKSQD